Proteins found in one Aethina tumida isolate Nest 87 chromosome 1, icAetTumi1.1, whole genome shotgun sequence genomic segment:
- the LOC109602144 gene encoding deoxynucleoside kinase: MKKISNLIHKMANTLRETKNRPFNVIVEGNIGSGKTTFLNHFKQNNDVCVLAEPIEMWRNCKGYNLLGYMYEDPKKWAFTFQSYVQLTMLQQHTKPITEPVKLMERSIYSARYCFVEKMMRDNLLAGPSVSVIHEWFKWVTTQANIDVDLIVYLRTTPEVVYERMMKRNRAEEKSVPLEYLQSLHELHEDWLYYKTLHSLPAPVVVLNADLDRSVITDEYEKCETILTKEVMSARA, from the exons atgaagaaaatca gtaatttaatacataaaatggcCAATACACTGAGAGAAACCAAAAATCGCCCCTTCAACGTAATCGTGGAGGGAAACATCGGAAGCGGCAAAACGACGTTTCTGAATCATTTCAAGCAGAACAACGATGTTTGCGTCCTGGCCGAGCCCATCGAAATGTGGAGGAATTGTAAAGGCTACAATCTcttg gGTTACATGTATGAGGATCCGAAAAAGTGGGCCTTCACTTTCCAATCCTATGTGCAGCTAACAATGCTTCAGCAGCACACAAAACCAATCACCGAACCTGTGAAACTAATGGAGAGATCAATTTACAGTGCTAG gtACTGTTTTGTTGAGAAAATGATGAGAGACAATTTATTAGCAGGACCGAGTGTATCAGTGATCCACGAATGGTTTAAATGGGTCACAACACAGGCTAATATTGATGTTGACCTAATTG tgTATTTGAGGACGACGCCAGAAGTCGTGTACGAGAGGATGATGAAAAGAAATCGTGCTGAAGAAAAGTCGGTACCGTTAGAGTATCTCCAATCCCTACATGAACTTCATGAGGATTggttatattataaaactttgcactCCCTTCCTGCGCCAGTTGTCGTCTTAAATGCCGACCTTGATAGATCTGTTATAACCGACgaatatgaaaaatgtgaGACTATACTTACCAAAGAAGTTATGTCAGCAAGagcataa
- the LOC109600562 gene encoding peptidylglycine alpha-hydroxylating monooxygenase — MARAHMLRLFCVIFIITFQLTCCSEVKKYPLLMPNVYPYRDELYLCTPVRVVDGDGFYIVGFEPNATMNVAHHMLLFGCSEPGATQNFWNCGEMGAMSDPDSNLDSAPPCSKGSHVIYAWARNAKALKLPDDVGFQVGGNTEIKYLVLQIHYSKKFPEHLRDNSGLNLLYTKQPQTKLAGVVLLATGGIIPPNNITHMETMCKINEEDPNTEIFPFAYRTHTHTLGRVVSGYRVQLNEEGVDQWTLLGKRNPLTPQMFYPVFDNTSIKNGDILAARCTMDSRSRRDVTKVGPTNKDEMCNFYLMYYVENGKPLNMKYCSSEGPPYFYWKSSHLKNIPDYEASTLYD, encoded by the exons ATGGCGAGGGCCCATATGCTACgtttattttgtgttatatttataataacgtTTCAATTAACATGTTGCTCAGAAGTGAAAAAATATCCCCTGTTGATGCCAAACGTCTATCCATACAGA GATGAGTTATACCTGTGTACACCTGTAAGAGTAGTAGATGGAGATGGTTTTTATATAG tcGGATTCGAGCCTAATGCCACAATGAATGTCGCACACCATATGTTGCTTTTTGGATGCAGTGAACCAGGAGCAACtcagaacttttg gaaTTGTGGAGAAATGGGAGCCATGTCAGATCCTGATAGCAACCTCGATTCGGCACCTCCATGTTCAAAGGGATCCCAC gtgATTTACGCTTGGGCTAGAAATGCTAAAGCCTTGAAACTCCCGGACGATGTGGGCTTTCAAGTTGGCGGTAacactgaaattaaatatttggtgtTACAAATCCATTACTCCAAAAAGTTTCCCG aacaTCTTAGAGACAACTCAGGACTGAATTTACTATACACCAAACAACC gcAAACGAAACTGGCTGGCGTGGTGCTACTCGCAACCGGTGGGATCATTCCACCAAACAACATTACCCACATGGAAACTATGTGTAAAATAAACGAAGAAGACCCGAACACCgaaatatttccatttgctTATAGAACACATACCCACACATTAG GACGAGTAGTATCCGGATACCGTGTTCAGCTAAATGAGGAAGGGGTTGATCAATGGACGCTACTAGGAAAAAGAAACCCCTTAACCCCCCAAATGTTCTATCCAGTCTTCGACAatacatcaattaaaaatggcgaTATTTTG GCTGCCCGCTGTACCATGGATAGTAGGTCCAGGAGGGATGTAACTAAAGTTGG CCCGACAAACAAAGAtgaaatgtgtaatttttatttaatgtattatgttGAAAATGGAAAACCTCTTAATATGAAGTATTGTTCAAGTGAAGGAccaccatatttttattggaaatctTCTCATTTGAAAAACATTCCCGACTATGAGGCTTCTACATTATATGACTGA
- the LOC109597020 gene encoding receptor-interacting serine/threonine-protein kinase 1, whose protein sequence is MNDEDFATDAMPSPPRDFKKENSYQETTDDKGYSETEQTKNNENSQSSYKRPSNLTMINVSHSQHVHVGSNTTIVFNKKEAKKKYQINENIKVLMGKTNPLTKDHIAFLSSHIGEGWKNAARALNYSEGQIDQFFIDNCTLGLREVIYQFLLDWTRNETDKATVGRLANVLWAADERDAVNRWALEI, encoded by the exons atgaaCGACGAAGATTTTGCCACCGATGCAATGCCTAGTCCACCCagagattttaaaaaagaaaattcatATCAAGAAACAACGGATGATAAGGGATATTCCGAAACTGAACAGactaaaaacaatgaaaattcTCAAAGTAGCTACAAAAGGCCTTCAA ACTTAACCATGATAAACGTAAGTCACTCACAACATGTACATGTAGGATCAAACACAACTATTGTTTTTAACAAGAAAGAAGCAAAAAAGAAGtatcaaattaatgaaaatattaaagtgttaATGGGAAAGACTAATCCACTGACTAAAGATCACATAGCATTTTTATCATCTCATATTGGTGAAGGCTGGAAAAATGCTGCAAGGGCATTAAACTACTCAGAAGGTCAAATTgaccaattttttattgataattgcaCACTTGGACTTAGGGAG gtaATATATCAATTTCTTCTGGACTGGACTCGAAACGAAACTGATAAAGCAACAGTTGGTAGACTAGCGAATGTTTTGTGGGCTGCAGACGAAAGAGATGCCGTGAATAGATGGGcattggaaatttaa
- the LOC109602046 gene encoding trafficking protein particle complex subunit 8 — protein MAQSKQSPQEFIKNAFTPQIAVISTKLVEQSCRKNNLSFIDLLQPFTKLTSDVHYKDPTGSNVTIHNIKLTFLDVNTRPPQPTLARKFLNASVSEAPDVHNKLFVIGKYKLDIPSSTPWYEAWRDMFLKVQYPSDHEYTKHFLACVLVVSANDNNPVETFNQLNQELNKMQNSAPGKLPKWFSANVLKYYVILEDVKESNPTVAAEAYNDIRNAHGAANCFLLKMNSRPPGPSQDHFPNPWSQFITNRIDTNQKPDNSPNSARLNLEVGQEANEIKSTVDYHPLSPDNEDISMNGSINEMKEKTEINVAPGGHGNCISNDDVEQIKMMIYEFTKNCLLPYVSSQMLQLNDVISNKKGMSKSLFSATKRWFSTNKPGTGTITVNNLIYATDASELQVRRLGDLYFMFGNYSAAFQAYHLAKRDYHTDQAWLYFAGALEMAALAAFMSGDSNRKTLDYMEESINTYLTTCKMPQFATRATILSSECLKAKNMYGDAALHLIRMTSEESDLRSALLLEQAAYCFLQSKMPRKYAFHMVLAGHRFSKAAQRKHSLRCYKQAFRIYENTGWDLASDHIHYTIGRQANNLQQYTEAVESLSNLLTESSKQTAQQQATFLKEYLTILGNKLNNESISDVPELPVPLLENTSLKVLVGPTRPLTTPGKTPALGINFNTVEDAQSESKWTRLEEMLLTEAEGSPPMVFKPIITLYSISKLQKHVPIAIVNEPIQIQLTLSNVLQTVLNLKDIYLIWKYENDTDTVSNEDDSAKSDAFVKTHTNKNIIIEGNQKSDIILSLTPLSIGKITILGICYTITTTDTIFIKGKQLFDLPKLPLKKPTDKTTTNSQLVINIVPPAPCLQVTFSEISMDFLTNEMQRVSVDFKNTGSVPLTNIMIATSTPNLLSSCEFKDPEYYPGSDVMSREKWARKNHITSVPLPGDRLEPGNFVTVYMWVKAPDTKGPKSVDILIYYENIEAKAVPKYRLVRHSWNLTVQESISVDVSLQESHNATKVEELVMAIKATNLNKVHSSISTEITLLNVGVLSKYWKLSKNIITPKYINLNTQESAHILLKSRRVEQNKSVFSLISLFNSDRKHIQHLNVACLSFAVKAEQYYYNILSDQGNSDKDIFKEGLLFLQWQASVTDANSKKIVYGQNLLPLEVNRYNSNQITKEVDAVVVNINDKGTEKSEQYEKMLQKQVVYNLQYKSNITHDFNKNKLCIIPVELILHSVTEDEVDVTINTVDACIKINYSYATIAYPLASTQVRWLGKGKIIKRLKPLSTNCVTLNLVVSSPGTFNLGARIEVFCNKINERPILQSSELQSSLIVKPAVTS, from the exons atggcCCAGTCTAAACAAAGTCCGCaggaattcattaaaaatgcattCACACCTCAAATAGCAGTGATATCAACAAAACTCGTTGAACAAAGCTGTAGGAAGAATAATTTGAGTTTTATTGATTTGCTTCAACCCTTTACAAAACTTACTAGCGATG TACACTACAAAGACCCTACAGGTTCTAATGTCACCATTCACAATATCAAACTTACATTCTTGGATGTTAATACTAGACCCCCACAACCCACATTAGCTAGAAAATTTCTGAATGCATCAGTTAGTGAAGCTCCAGATGTACATAATAAACTATTCGTGATTGGTAAATACAAATTGGACATACCGTCATCAACACCTTGGTATGAAGCATGGAGGGACATGTTTTTAAAAGTGCAATATCCTTCTGATCATGAATATACAAAGCACTTCCTTGCCTGTGTGCTAGTTGTCTCAGCTAATGACAATAATCCTGTTGAAACCTTCAATCAGCTGAACCAGGAATTGAATAAGATGCAGAACAGTGCACCAGGGAAGTTGCCAAAGTGGTTTAGTGCAAATGTTTTAAAGTATTATGTCATATTAGAAGATGTGAAAGAAAGCAACCCAACAGT tgCTGCCGAGGCTTATAATGATATAAGAAATGCGCATGGGGCCGCAAATTGCTTCCTTCTTAAAATGAATTCAAGACCACCAGGACCTAGCCAGGACCATTTTCCAAATCCATGGAGTCAATTTATCACTAATCGAATCGATACCAACCAGAAACCCGACAATTCACCAAATTCAGcaagattaaatttagaagtggGACAAGAAGCCAACGAAATTAAAAGTACAGTCGATTATCACCCACTTAGTCCTGATAATGAGGATATTTCGATG AACGGATctattaatgaaatgaaagaGAAAACGGAAATTAACGTTGCCCCCGGAGGCCACGGAAACTGCATATCTAACGATGATGTCGAACAGataaaaatgatgatttaTGAATTCACTAAAAATTGCCTGCTTCCATACGTGTCCAGTCAGATGTTGCAATTGAATGATGTAATATCCAATAAAAAGGGAATGAGTAAATCCTTGTTTAGTGCCACAAAAAGATGGTTCAGTACCAATAAACCTGGAACTGGGACTAtcacagtaaataatttaat TTATGCAACGGATGCTTCCGAATTACAAGTTAGAAGATTGggtgatttatattttatgtttgggAATTATTCTGCAGCCTTCCAGGCTTATCATCTGGCGAAAAGGGACTACCACACGGATCAAGCCTGGCTTTATTTTGCTGGTGCTCTTGAAATGGCTGCCCTTGCAGCTTTTATGTCTGGGGATTCGAACAGGAAAACTTTGGATTATATGGAAGAAAGCATTAATACCTACCTTACAACGTGCAA GATGCCACAGTTCGCAACCAGAGCGACAATATTAAGTTCGGAGTGCCTGAAAGCGAAGAACATGTACGGTGACGCTGCCTTACATTTGATCAGAATGACAAGCGAAGAGTCAGATTTGCGGTCTGCATTACTACTGGAGCAGGCTGCTTATTGTTTTCTACAGTCGAAAATGCCTAGGAAATATGCGTTTCACATGGTGCTTGCCGGTCATAGATTTTCGAAGGCCGCACAAAGGAAACATTCCCTCAGATGTTACAAACAAGCTTTTAGAATATATGAGAATACAGGTTGGGATTTAGCCAGCGATCACATTCATTACACCATAGGTAGGCAGGCAAACAATTTGCAACAATATACAGAGGCCGTTGAGTCGTTGTCCAATTTGTTGACGGAAAGCAGTAAACAGACAGCCCAACAACAAGCTACGTTTTTAAAGGAATACCTCACTATTTTAGGC aataaaCTAAACAATGAGAGTATCAGTGATGTACCTGAGTTACCAGTTCCCCTGTTAGAAAACACGTCATTAAAAGTTCTAGTTGGTCCGACGAGACCTCTGACCACCCCCGGAAAAACGCCTGCTTTAGGAATAAACTTTAATACCGTTGAAGATGCACAATCGGAATCGAAGTGGACGAGATTAGAAGAGATGCTTCTGACTGAAGCAGAGGGCAGCCCACCAATGGTATTCAAACCTATAATTACGTTGTATTCAATTAGTAAATTACAGAAACATGTTCCCATCGCAATTGTAAACGAGCCTATTCAAATTCAGCTGACTTTGAGTAACGTTTTACAaacagtattaaatttaaaagatatttatctGATTTGGAAATATGAAAACGATACCGATACCGTAAGCAATGAAGATGACAGTGCTAAATCAGATGCgtttgttaaaacacacacgaataaaaatattattatcgaGGGAAATCAAAAATctgatattatattatcattaacTCCGTTGTCTATAGGAAAAATAACTATATTGGGCATATGTTATACGATTACAACAActgacacaatttttattaaaggaaaACAACTCTTTGATTTACCTAAACTGCCATTAAAAAAACCCACTGATAAAACTACTACTAATAGTCAATTAGTCATTAATATTGTACCGCCAGCACCATGCTTACAG GTAACATTTTCAGAAATTAGTATGGACTTTCTCACAAATGAAATGCAAAGAGTTTCTGTTGATTTCAAAAACACTGGTTCCGTACCATTAACTAATATAATGATAGCTACTTCGACTCCAAACTTATTGAGCAGTTGCGAATTCAAAGATCCTGAATATTATCCTGGAAGTGACGTAATGTCGAGAGAAAAGTGGGCAAGAAAAAATCATATCACTTCGGTGCCTCTGCCGGGCGATCGATTGGAACCTGGCAATTTTGTCACTGTGTACATGTGGGTCAAAGCTCCAGACACGAAAGGGCCCAAATCtgttgatatattaatttattatgagaaCATTGAAGCTAAAGCTGTACCAAA atatagaTTAGTTAGACACAGTTGGAATTTAACAGTACAAGAGTCAATATCTGTAGATGTGTCACTTCAAGAAAGTCACAATGCAACCAAAGTGGAAGAACTGGTAATGGCAATTAaagcaacaaatttaaataaagttcataGCTCAATATCAACTGAAATCACCTTATTAAATGTTGGAGTACTTAGTAAATATTGGaagctttctaaaaatattattacccctaaatatataaatttaaatacacaggAGTCTGCCCACATATTACTTAAATCAAGGAGGGTGGAACAAAACAAATCTGTATTCTCTCTCATATCATTATTTAACAGTGATAGAAAACACATACAACATCTAAATGTGGCTTGCCTTTCATTTGCTGTAAAAGCTgagcaatattattataatattttaagtgatCAAGGGAACAGTGataaagacatttttaaagaGGGTCTACTGTTTTTACAATGGCAAGCTTCAGTTACTGACGCCaacagtaaaaaaattgtttatggtCAAAATCTTTTGCCGTTAGAAGTTAATAGATACAATTCCAATCAAATAACAAAGGAAGTTGATGCTGTGGTTGTCAATATCAACGATAAAGGCACCGAGAAATCAGAGCAATATGAAAAAATGCTGCAGAAACAAGTGGTgtacaatttacaatataaatctaatattactcatgattttaataaaaacaaactgtGCATTATACCCGTTGAATTGATATTGCATAGTGTGACTGAAGATGAAGTGGATGTTACAATAAACACTGTTGATGCCTG cataaaaataaattacagttaTGCAACGATTGCTTATCCGTTGGCGTCGACCCAAGTTAGATGGTTGGGTAAaggaaaaatcattaaaagacTAAAACCATTATCGACTAATTgcgtaacattaaatttagtgGTGTCTAGTCCAGGAACATTTAATTTGGGTGCACGTATTGaagtattttgtaataaaattaatgagcgACCAATCCTTCAATCTAGTGAGCTTCAGTCGTCTTTGATTGTGAAGCCTGCTGTAACAAGCTag